The Choristoneura fumiferana chromosome 10, NRCan_CFum_1, whole genome shotgun sequence genome has a segment encoding these proteins:
- the LOC141431646 gene encoding uncharacterized protein isoform X2, which translates to MSSMILDDLTKFWTMEELPAQHIMSSADAACEQLYVQSVSRDSTGRYEVDLPVKEEMLPKLAYSMARPWWRVEVPAVEHRDLRHCACQLPRDQDAAPAGRG; encoded by the exons ATGTCATCGATGATTCTG GATGACTTGACAAAGTTCTGGACAATGGAGGAGCTGCCTGCGCAGCACATCATGTCGAGCGCCGATGCCGCCTGCGAGCAGCTGTACGTGCAGTCCGTTTCGCGCGACTCCACGGGCAGGTATGAAGTCGACTTGCCGGTCAAAGAGGAGATGCTGCCTAAATTAG CGTATTCTATGGCGCGACCCTGGTGGAGAGTTGAAGTGCCTGCAGTTGAGCACCGCGACTTACGGCACTGCGCCTGCCAGCTACCTCGCGACCAGGACGCTGCTCCAGCTGGTAGAGGATGA
- the LOC141431646 gene encoding uncharacterized protein isoform X1 — protein sequence MKWPGSVNLADPDFNVSRKVDAILGINDFRLCMQDGQLNLGPNIPGLLNTTFGWIFCGNLVLTRNQLIKMPDNSVCKFLQDDLTKFWTMEELPAQHIMSSADAACEQLYVQSVSRDSTGRYEVDLPVKEEMLPKLAYSMARPWWRVEVPAVEHRDLRHCACQLPRDQDAAPAGRG from the exons ATGAAGTGGCCGGGTTCTGTCAATTTAGCCGATCCTGATTTCAATGTATCTAGAAAAGTAGATGCAATTTTAGGCATTAATGACTTCCGGTTGTGTATGCAAGATGGTCAGTTAAACTTGGGTCCAAATATTCCTGGGTTATTAAATACAACTTTTGGTTGGATTTTCTGTGGAAATCTGGTTCTGACCAGGAATCAGTTAATTAAAATGCCAGACAATTCTGTGTGCAAATTTTTACAGGATGACTTGACAAAGTTCTGGACAATGGAGGAGCTGCCTGCGCAGCACATCATGTCGAGCGCCGATGCCGCCTGCGAGCAGCTGTACGTGCAGTCCGTTTCGCGCGACTCCACGGGCAGGTATGAAGTCGACTTGCCGGTCAAAGAGGAGATGCTGCCTAAATTAG CGTATTCTATGGCGCGACCCTGGTGGAGAGTTGAAGTGCCTGCAGTTGAGCACCGCGACTTACGGCACTGCGCCTGCCAGCTACCTCGCGACCAGGACGCTGCTCCAGCTGGTAGAGGATGA